A single window of Anser cygnoides isolate HZ-2024a breed goose chromosome 12, Taihu_goose_T2T_genome, whole genome shotgun sequence DNA harbors:
- the LOC106033259 gene encoding uromodulin-like isoform X1, with the protein MEGTVTYLLLVSALCLAGCEGNKSELVSPHSLREGFALRPKRNSDTCLLNPCQHQGDCQMVEDRPICSCKPGFTGALCQDVVLKLACEEEHMKMMVRKEVFELLKIPRELVHLKNQACKVSEREEEGERFFAATLTGENHTACGSIIQQNSSHVSYSNVIESEREVRGSVISRSFQLEVHFSCVYAYEQVVKVPFALTAVDKLVQFVVKEGHFNVSMRLYKTPSYLQPYNLLTTAVPITDTLYAMLKIEGQHQLRYFLLSVEDCWATPSSDPYQDVRHELIEQGCPHDETVTYLNAIGESTTAKFSFQMFQFVGYSEVFLHCRVRLCLPDSPEPCAKQCPRHWRSKRALADDYNKIVSYGPIHLLAAPSSEAESHRSRAGQQDVQEPSLWLPGGLILLCVLGVFAVAAAAVSMRRQTL; encoded by the exons ATG GAAGGGACTGTGACATATTTGCTGCTGGTCTCTGCCCTATGCCTGGCTGGCTGTGAAGGCAACAAGA GTGAGCTGGTGAGCCCTCACAGCTTGAGGGAAGGTTTTGCACTGCGTCCCAAGAGGAATTCAGACACCTGCCTGCTGAACCCATGCCAACACCAGGGGGACTGCCAGATGGTGGAGGACAGACCCATTTGCAGCTGCAAACCTGGCTTCACAGGGGCGTTGTGCCAAG ATGTTGTACTAAAATTGGCCTGCGAGGAAGAGCACATGAAGATGATGGTGAGGAAGGAGGTGTTTGAACTCTTGAAAATCCCCCGGGAACTTGTCCACTTGAAGAACCAGGCATGCAAGGtttcagaaagggaagaagagggcGAGCGGTTTTTTGCAGCCACTCTCACAGGTGAAAATCACACTGCTTGTGGATCAATAATTCAG CAAAACAGCTCCCATGTGTCATACTCAAACGTCATTGAGTCAGAGCGGGAAGTACGCGGGAGTGTGATCTCCCGGAGTTTTCAACTGGAGGTGCATTTCTCCTGCGTCTATGCCTATGAGCAGGTGGTGAAGGTGCCCTTTGCTCTCACCGCTGTCGACAA GCTGGTGCAGTTCGTGGTCAAAGAAGGGCACTTCAATGTCAGCATGAGGCTGTACAAGACTCCCTCCTACCTCCAGCCCTATAACCTGCTGACCACAGCTGTCCCCATCACAGACACACTCTATGCCATGCTGAAGATAGAAGGACAGCATCAGCTCCGATACTTCCTCCTGAGTGTTGAGGACTGCTGGGCCACGCCAAGCTCAGATCCCTACCAGGATGTGCGGCATGAGCTCATTGAGCAGGG GTGTCCCCACGACGAGACTGTGACATACCTGAATGCCATAGGAGAGAGCACTACAGCCAAGTTCAGCTTCCAGATGTTTCAGTTTGTGGGGTACTCCGAGGTGTTCCTGCACTGCCGTGTCCGGCTGTGTCTTCCCGACAGTCCTGAGCCCTGTGCCAAG CAATGCCCCAGACACTGGAGGAGCAAGCGGGCGCTGGCGGATGACTACAATAAGATTGTCTCCTATGGGCCCATCCACCTGCTGGCTGCTCCTTCCTCGGAAGCAGAGAGCCATCGTTCCAGGGCTGGCCAACAGGACGTGCAGG
- the LOC106033259 gene encoding uromodulin-like isoform X2: MSLEWSDNGELVSPHSLREGFALRPKRNSDTCLLNPCQHQGDCQMVEDRPICSCKPGFTGALCQDVVLKLACEEEHMKMMVRKEVFELLKIPRELVHLKNQACKVSEREEEGERFFAATLTGENHTACGSIIQQNSSHVSYSNVIESEREVRGSVISRSFQLEVHFSCVYAYEQVVKVPFALTAVDKLVQFVVKEGHFNVSMRLYKTPSYLQPYNLLTTAVPITDTLYAMLKIEGQHQLRYFLLSVEDCWATPSSDPYQDVRHELIEQGCPHDETVTYLNAIGESTTAKFSFQMFQFVGYSEVFLHCRVRLCLPDSPEPCAKQCPRHWRSKRALADDYNKIVSYGPIHLLAAPSSEAESHRSRAGQQDVQEPSLWLPGGLILLCVLGVFAVAAAAVSMRRQTL, translated from the exons ATGAGCTTGGAGTGGTCTGACAATG GTGAGCTGGTGAGCCCTCACAGCTTGAGGGAAGGTTTTGCACTGCGTCCCAAGAGGAATTCAGACACCTGCCTGCTGAACCCATGCCAACACCAGGGGGACTGCCAGATGGTGGAGGACAGACCCATTTGCAGCTGCAAACCTGGCTTCACAGGGGCGTTGTGCCAAG ATGTTGTACTAAAATTGGCCTGCGAGGAAGAGCACATGAAGATGATGGTGAGGAAGGAGGTGTTTGAACTCTTGAAAATCCCCCGGGAACTTGTCCACTTGAAGAACCAGGCATGCAAGGtttcagaaagggaagaagagggcGAGCGGTTTTTTGCAGCCACTCTCACAGGTGAAAATCACACTGCTTGTGGATCAATAATTCAG CAAAACAGCTCCCATGTGTCATACTCAAACGTCATTGAGTCAGAGCGGGAAGTACGCGGGAGTGTGATCTCCCGGAGTTTTCAACTGGAGGTGCATTTCTCCTGCGTCTATGCCTATGAGCAGGTGGTGAAGGTGCCCTTTGCTCTCACCGCTGTCGACAA GCTGGTGCAGTTCGTGGTCAAAGAAGGGCACTTCAATGTCAGCATGAGGCTGTACAAGACTCCCTCCTACCTCCAGCCCTATAACCTGCTGACCACAGCTGTCCCCATCACAGACACACTCTATGCCATGCTGAAGATAGAAGGACAGCATCAGCTCCGATACTTCCTCCTGAGTGTTGAGGACTGCTGGGCCACGCCAAGCTCAGATCCCTACCAGGATGTGCGGCATGAGCTCATTGAGCAGGG GTGTCCCCACGACGAGACTGTGACATACCTGAATGCCATAGGAGAGAGCACTACAGCCAAGTTCAGCTTCCAGATGTTTCAGTTTGTGGGGTACTCCGAGGTGTTCCTGCACTGCCGTGTCCGGCTGTGTCTTCCCGACAGTCCTGAGCCCTGTGCCAAG CAATGCCCCAGACACTGGAGGAGCAAGCGGGCGCTGGCGGATGACTACAATAAGATTGTCTCCTATGGGCCCATCCACCTGCTGGCTGCTCCTTCCTCGGAAGCAGAGAGCCATCGTTCCAGGGCTGGCCAACAGGACGTGCAGG
- the LOC106033259 gene encoding uromodulin-like isoform X3: MPTPGGLPDGGGQTHLQLQTWLHRGVVPRWLFPPDVVLKLACEEEHMKMMVRKEVFELLKIPRELVHLKNQACKVSEREEEGERFFAATLTGENHTACGSIIQQNSSHVSYSNVIESEREVRGSVISRSFQLEVHFSCVYAYEQVVKVPFALTAVDKLVQFVVKEGHFNVSMRLYKTPSYLQPYNLLTTAVPITDTLYAMLKIEGQHQLRYFLLSVEDCWATPSSDPYQDVRHELIEQGCPHDETVTYLNAIGESTTAKFSFQMFQFVGYSEVFLHCRVRLCLPDSPEPCAKQCPRHWRSKRALADDYNKIVSYGPIHLLAAPSSEAESHRSRAGQQDVQEPSLWLPGGLILLCVLGVFAVAAAAVSMRRQTL; encoded by the exons ATGCCAACACCAGGGGGACTGCCAGATGGTGGAGGACAGACCCATTTGCAGCTGCAAACCTGGCTTCACAGGGGCGTTGTGCCAAG ATGGCTTTTTCCCCCAGATGTTGTACTAAAATTGGCCTGCGAGGAAGAGCACATGAAGATGATGGTGAGGAAGGAGGTGTTTGAACTCTTGAAAATCCCCCGGGAACTTGTCCACTTGAAGAACCAGGCATGCAAGGtttcagaaagggaagaagagggcGAGCGGTTTTTTGCAGCCACTCTCACAGGTGAAAATCACACTGCTTGTGGATCAATAATTCAG CAAAACAGCTCCCATGTGTCATACTCAAACGTCATTGAGTCAGAGCGGGAAGTACGCGGGAGTGTGATCTCCCGGAGTTTTCAACTGGAGGTGCATTTCTCCTGCGTCTATGCCTATGAGCAGGTGGTGAAGGTGCCCTTTGCTCTCACCGCTGTCGACAA GCTGGTGCAGTTCGTGGTCAAAGAAGGGCACTTCAATGTCAGCATGAGGCTGTACAAGACTCCCTCCTACCTCCAGCCCTATAACCTGCTGACCACAGCTGTCCCCATCACAGACACACTCTATGCCATGCTGAAGATAGAAGGACAGCATCAGCTCCGATACTTCCTCCTGAGTGTTGAGGACTGCTGGGCCACGCCAAGCTCAGATCCCTACCAGGATGTGCGGCATGAGCTCATTGAGCAGGG GTGTCCCCACGACGAGACTGTGACATACCTGAATGCCATAGGAGAGAGCACTACAGCCAAGTTCAGCTTCCAGATGTTTCAGTTTGTGGGGTACTCCGAGGTGTTCCTGCACTGCCGTGTCCGGCTGTGTCTTCCCGACAGTCCTGAGCCCTGTGCCAAG CAATGCCCCAGACACTGGAGGAGCAAGCGGGCGCTGGCGGATGACTACAATAAGATTGTCTCCTATGGGCCCATCCACCTGCTGGCTGCTCCTTCCTCGGAAGCAGAGAGCCATCGTTCCAGGGCTGGCCAACAGGACGTGCAGG